Genomic window (Carassius carassius chromosome 36, fCarCar2.1, whole genome shotgun sequence):
AAGGCAGTGGGAACAGTTGCACTTATTCACTCAGTCACGCATGACAACCCAGTCAATCTTCTTAATATAAAACCCAGACTCATTCTCTCTCGTTTTACACATACGCAACTGCCTCCGTCATGCATCTTAGTTGTCAACTGCAAGCTTTCAGATTAAAAATAGTGTTAAAAATATTACTCTGTTGTTGCAGTGTTTAACTTTTTGCTATGTCAGTTGATTTGTatggacaattttttttcttagtgaTGCTTTAAGAATATGCAGATAAAATAATATCAACTCAAACCAATATTTCATGCccatttatttacttgtttgcaTCTGTATCCTAATCACCTGGGCGGGGTTTATTTTGTGGTAATTACCGGCTGACTGTTCATTATTTGTTACATAGCAAACTGCGACTCAAATTAAACAATGCTGACATGCATGAGACGATTCTCAATGTATTTCATTTCTACAATACTGCATCAGATCCATCCAGAAAGATCTGTGAGACAGAGAAATCACTGGCATGAAAGTCAATATCACCATCAATCTAGATTGTAGTCTCAGGCGTGTGTCTAGATATCAGCCCATGCTCTGTCTCTCGCTTCCCATTCTGTCCACTGGCATGCTGGGACCCACTGGATAACAGCAAAGCCATCCTGTTACTTTTGCAAGGACTCGTCGCCCTAGAGCTGGCTCTCATTTTACCAGGAGAAGGGCTCCCAGataaggaggaagaggaagaggaggtacAGGGGCCCCAGCCTGGAAGAAGGCCTGATGCCGGACGAGAGCCACCAACTCTGCTGAATAACATTGGGCTGGGTTGCATTGGTGCCAGGGTCTGCTGACTGCCATTCATGCAAATAGAGCTGGTGTCTGTGTAGACCTGGTTGGCCGAGGCCGTCTGGACGCGGTAGTTGTATGCCCTCCATCCCTGTTGTTTCCTCTGCTGACACTGGCACTGTAAGATCCGAATGAAGGCCTGCTTGAACTCACGGCTGTAACAGGGGTAAATAATGGGGTTCAGGCAGCTGTTGAAGTAGCCCAGCCAGAAGATcactttgaagaatgtttcaggaGGACGTAAACTGGTGTTAAACGACCCTAAAAACATGAGACATAAAAgggaatatttgtaaaataaatctgCATGCACAATGCTTTTTCATCTTTCACCAATAGATGGCAGCCTTTATCAACGCACATGTAAACTACagaaataaagaatcaaaacaattaagatttttgtaaatctttttgatCTTAATGACAATAAACATATGCCTCCCAAATTATCTAATGCTATGTGAACAGATAATTTACCTGAGTGTGTCTCATTAGTCATAACTAGTCATAACTAATGgtacaaaatacattttcatttatatgtaattttttttgcagtttgataatgcaaatgatatgGGATAACATTAACTATCATTAAAAtatgtcagaattttttttctgctttaaactAATTATAATTGGATGTTACATGCATTTTTACAATGCAAGTGGGACGATATGATTACTTGTCATATAAATGTGCCACGAAGGCAAACATATCTCTATATAAAAACTGGTATAAATCTATATcaatagttttaaataaaatttagatAATGATAAAATGTTCTCGACAATCGAATTTTAGCAGAAATATAATTCCTTATTTCTGTGTTTTGCTATTTGGATGGAATATGCTCTGTATATGTACTTGAAAGGTTAAAATTAAGTttcaaattaagaaattaagttttatCTGTCATATTTATAAGCCTCTAATTCAACATTAAGTCCGTCCTGTTCTTAAAAAGTAAGTCTCTTTTTTGAACACACTCATCCTGTCATAAAGAGCATCATTTGAATATCTCATTCTTTGCTGAGCACTCTGtaagtttttaataaaatggTTATCTTAAGTTTTTACATTCCAAAATCTATCTTTTATGAGGAAGATTTATAGTGCTTTTACAATTGTACTCAAATCAATTGtctatttattgaaaaaaaagccAGAAAATTTGTCTCTTCTAGACGTCCCAATTTCTAACTGGAAGTCTTTCTCAGGTTTCTGTACTCCCCCGGTTtccaaaatattataaaaagttCACACAGATCCTTCATGCTTTTCCAGACTCTGACTGTAGCTTATCTTCACTCATGAGTTTACTAACTCACTCTTCCCTGAGGAATTCAGCTTTTTTACTTGCTTGCAAATGCATGATGTGCAGCACATACCCTTTTTTGGTTCTGACCTTACTAATAAGGCaaaatcttttcctttttttaatcttaaagtttaaaAGTTTATATATGTTGTACTTCAATAATTCCTCTAACAGGAACGTGATGGATGACTGAAGAGAGTGATTTGGTCTAATTCGCTATGGTACGTATCAGTACAGAGCCGGATGAGACTTGGGTTCATTATCACACTTCAAGAAGAGACACAGGTGTGAGGCCTCCGGTCAGCTCCTGTCTCTGCTAGTAAGTGAATTTTTCCATTACGTTAAGATGTTCTCGCCTCTTCCTTCACTAAATCACGTCACTCGGACATCTCTCAGCCAGAGCAGCTATAAATTAAGACAATCTGCACTAAGAGAAGTCAACAAACAGTCTTGCAGCAACCTTGTACTTTAAGCAAGTGGTTTCTGTTCTGTTATCTGACTGACATTTAGAGAAACCTCGCTGCTTTGTTATTTAGTTGTTTAGTTCATCTGTGATTAAATAAAGTCTGTTGAAATAATTGCCAAAAATAGTTTGAACTGCCCTGAGAAAACACATCACTTGTCGGATAAACTCTCATCTGGCCTGGTGGCAAAGTGGTCATTGATTTTATCTGTATTAATTCTGCATTGAGTCTACCGTTTAGAAAAGAAATTAATTATAACATTAAGCAAGTAAATTAACATTTGCAGCTTTTTGAGCTTAATCAACACTCAACAAACCAACTGTGGAAATAAAACACATCGTGATTAAAAATTTGAAAGTTCAAGCAAGTCCAGATCTGATGCAATGCAACCAGAAATGACAATCTTCTCATACACCAGTTCATTCCAGTATTCATAACATGGCATATGAAAACAAAGGCTACTCAAAGAAGGGAAGTTAACTCCTCAAGGTCAAACACATGGTATATATTTTCCTTCAAAATATTTCTTCACTCATTTGCAGGATAAACATATCAGCCCATCTGCTAATATGGCCCTTTAGAAGGTCACTGGGAGCTGAACTTCTCAGTCATAAAGTGAATATAGGAGGGTGATAAAATTTTGACCAGATTTTTCTGTAGTGGGAAAAGTACCTCTCCTATATTCCCACACCTCATCAGAAACCTCTGGGTTCAGACAGGGAGTGAGCCTGGGAATGAGAGAGCTCTGAAGACATTGGCATCTCCAGTGCATTCCACCAGGAGATTTCACCAGCAAGCATTGGAGACTGGCTCTGTAGTGTCTCATCTATTGCTGAATTAAATGACCACACGTCAGGTTAACATGACAGACGTTGCTTTGCAATTCAAAATGACACATGAGTAAAGGCTTCATATGTTAGATTATATagcaaaataaaatctaaagtgtTGTCATGATTTATGTCTTTGTAATTAACCTTCTTCGTCTGTTCCATTGGCTCTTGTCCCTGACAGAATTTGAAACAAATGTATTGAACTTTAACAGTTTAAGAGGTTTTTAAATAAGGTTTGAGTATTACCAAAAACAGAACATGAATTTACCAACGGAGCATTCAAGCTGGAGATGTGTAGTTTTTCCTGGCAACAGGATCACATTCTAAAGTGTCAGAAATGGCACTATCTTGATATTCAATCTGTAAAATCACTGCCATGATTATTGTAAACAATATCACTATCAATGTGACTGTGCAACTATTCATTCAACTGTAACAGCCTTGCATGTTTTAGTAGTAACtactgaacaaaaaacaaaatacaaagatactattatttaaaaaattatattgcatgattatttactattttataataaatataatattttaagacGCGGTCTCTTGTAATGCATGTATACGTTTTGCTCCAAAATATCTCGGCTTGTACTACATCCTCCTGGTTCCCTGCTAAAACTATGATATTAACTAATGACAGAATCATTCGCATGAATTCTGCTGTTAATCGTCCACCTCAGGAATGGCTGTAATTACATgctacaataaatattaataaaaatcgaATTATTGTGGTCATGTCACATGGGTTTGTCTTTCATTTATTCAACGAGGttaaactttatttcttatgaTAGACTACTGAAATAATGGGGCAGCTGCACAGACTGTCTCAAACTGTATGCCCTGGGACTCGTTTATGCCACAACAAGGACACTTCTGATGTTCTTTAGAGCGGGACAGATCATAGGCTTAGTAAGTTTATAGCTATGTTGAACTGTAAATCTGATTTCTAGCTGGTTTATTGATGGGTCAAATGGACTGCCAGGGGATCTTGGTCAGGCTGGTAGACCATAATGGACGACTAAAAGCCATGTTTTTCCAAAAACTGTGAAAAATATGTCACTTTTCACATATAAAGTCCAGCAAACATATTTGCTATAAACTTTAAAACACTGACATATCATTATCATTGTTAACATATCATTAtctgattattattatgtgtttattatctgaactggaaggaaaaaaactgttcaaagtttAGGGGTAAAAAAGTTTAAAGTAGTACCTGTCGTGTTCAAATTTAAATGTTAGCTATTTAATACTTTTACAATTAGCACCACGGACACTCATAGGCTGAAAATAAAGCTTTTATGGCTATTTATCCATCACGAAATTTATCCAACAAGTAAAATTCAGTTTACAAGATAtctcaaataaatgaaacataaaacatttaaaaatgttgaatATAATATAGAATAAAATTATATGTTGACAATATGGAACATACAAGTTTGTCTTTCGTGGGTTATAATTAATAAACCATCATACGTACCGATGGGTAATGCGAGGAAAAATGGTAACCAGCAGAGGATAAACATGCCCACAACAACACCAAGTGTTTTAGCAGCTTTCTTTTCTCTAGAAAACTTGAGCAGTTTGACTGTCAGCGAGCTCCTCATGTGGCCTTTGCTGCAGTCATCCTGCGTCTGAGAGCCTTTATAATGAATCCGGAGCGTCAGCTCGTTAGAGTCCATGTGCTCCTTCATCACTCCAGCCTCGAGGTTTTTAGTGGTTCTCTTGGCTACTATATACACTCGGCAGTACATGGCCAGAATCACCGCCAAAGGGATGTAGAAGGAGCCCAGCGAGGAGAAGAGCGCGTAAAACGGCTCCTCCGTGATGAGGCACACAGTCTCGTCCTCCGAAGGAGGCTCTTTCCACCCGAGCAGAGGTCCTATGGAGATGACAAAGGCAAGAACCCAAACACCCAGCATGGCCAAGAGCGCCCTTTTCTCTGTCACAATGCTTGGGTACTGCAGCGGGTAACGCACCCCGATGTAGCGGTCTATGGAGATGACGCACAGGCTCATGATGGACGCGGTGCAGCACAGCACATCCACCGCAGCCCAGATGTCACAGAAAATCCTCCCGAACACCCAGTAGTTGAGAATTTCACGCGTGGCGGACACCGGCAGGACAGTGGTGCTCAGCAACAGGTCTGCCATGGCTAAATTGATGATGAAGTAGTTGGTAGGGATGCGCAGGTGCCTGTTGCACACCACGGAGAGAATAACGAGAATGTTGCCCACGATAGCAAACACAATAAAAGCGCCCAGAACCATGCCCAGTGGTATCGCACGGCGGAGACTGAACGAGCTCGGTTCGGTCCCGTTGCCCGCGGAGCTCGAATTGGAGACGTCGGACAGTTCGGAGGAAGCATTACTCAAGAAGTTCACGGCATGATCTGTATCAGAACTCATCTTGCCTCTGCAGTACCTCCATACCAAAGTAAGATGAGGATTCACCGCCAAAAGCGCAAATTGTTATTTCTGGAtgccaaagaaaaataaaaagtaggcCATATAAAATGACAAATTCAAAGGACCCGTAAGCTCTGTTGCGCAACaagtgctaaataggaaaagtgCATAATTGTAAACGTTGCATAAAGTACAGTTGAAGATGTGGTTGTCCGAGTTCTCCGCAGTGTCTCTCCCGGTGTTCCCGGCTGATCTGCCTCTGACCACTCCTGCATTCACCAAACCCCCTCCCCGACGGAGACTATACAGGCAACAACGGAGAGACCTCGCAAACAGGCTATTTTCACGGCCTCTAAACCTCCATATTTATGGCAAGCCGTGGTAACCTTTAATTCCCAAAATTTACCTGTATCTGCGTGTTTTTCGATAacgagtaatataataataacttacTGTAACACAATCCTTGTATATCTCAGTTGTAAGTTACAAATATTTACTATAGGTCTataataacaatacaatatgTTTAATTACATGCAGCAAACACTAATCCT
Coding sequences:
- the adra1ba gene encoding alpha-1A adrenergic receptor; the protein is MSSDTDHAVNFLSNASSELSDVSNSSSAGNGTEPSSFSLRRAIPLGMVLGAFIVFAIVGNILVILSVVCNRHLRIPTNYFIINLAMADLLLSTTVLPVSATREILNYWVFGRIFCDIWAAVDVLCCTASIMSLCVISIDRYIGVRYPLQYPSIVTEKRALLAMLGVWVLAFVISIGPLLGWKEPPSEDETVCLITEEPFYALFSSLGSFYIPLAVILAMYCRVYIVAKRTTKNLEAGVMKEHMDSNELTLRIHYKGSQTQDDCSKGHMRSSLTVKLLKFSREKKAAKTLGVVVGMFILCWLPFFLALPIGSFNTSLRPPETFFKVIFWLGYFNSCLNPIIYPCYSREFKQAFIRILQCQCQQRKQQGWRAYNYRVQTASANQVYTDTSSICMNGSQQTLAPMQPSPMLFSRVGGSRPASGLLPGWGPCTSSSSSSLSGSPSPGKMRASSRATSPCKSNRMALLLSSGSQHASGQNGKRETEHGLISRHTPETTI